The proteins below come from a single Streptomyces sp. M92 genomic window:
- a CDS encoding glycoside hydrolase family 3 protein, with protein MTTIARATDTLTRDALAVLQPGFTGTTAPDWLLRRLDEGLASVALFGRNVSTPEQVAALTAQLRAGREDVLVAIDEEGGDVTRLEVRTGSSFPGNLALGAVDDVGLTREVAAELGRRLADCGVNLNWAPSADVNSNPDNPVIGVRSFGAGTDLVARHTAAYVTGLQSSGVAACTKHFPGHGDTAVDSHHAVPRIDADGDVLAARDLVPFRAAIAAGSRAVMSAHILAPALDPDRPATLSRRVLTDLLRDELGYQGLIVTDGIEMRAIAGTYGIERGSVLAIAAGADAICVGGGLSDEDTVRRLSDALVAAVRSGELPEERLADAAERVRALAGWAAANRPDGRARDTADTEVGLRAARRALRLTGADGFTPLTEPPYVAALTPVANIAVGDETPWGIAAELSRLLPGTETGSFTGPDAGGEVLAAAGKRRIVAVVRDEHRHPWMAAALDTLLAARPDTLVVEMGVPRAEPRGSLHLATHGAARVCGRAAAEAVAGA; from the coding sequence ATGACCACCATCGCCAGGGCCACCGACACCCTCACGCGCGACGCGCTCGCGGTCCTCCAGCCCGGCTTCACCGGAACCACCGCGCCCGACTGGCTGCTGCGCCGCCTCGACGAGGGCTTGGCCTCCGTCGCCCTGTTCGGGCGCAACGTCAGCACACCCGAGCAGGTGGCCGCGCTGACCGCGCAGCTGCGCGCCGGGCGCGAGGACGTCCTCGTCGCCATCGACGAGGAGGGCGGCGACGTCACCCGCCTGGAGGTGCGCACCGGCTCCTCCTTCCCCGGCAACCTCGCCCTCGGCGCGGTGGACGACGTCGGGCTCACCCGCGAGGTGGCCGCGGAACTGGGCCGCCGGCTCGCGGACTGCGGGGTCAACCTCAACTGGGCCCCGTCCGCCGACGTGAACTCCAACCCGGACAACCCGGTGATCGGCGTGCGCTCCTTCGGCGCCGGCACCGACCTGGTCGCCCGGCACACCGCCGCGTACGTCACCGGCCTGCAGTCGTCCGGCGTGGCCGCCTGCACCAAGCACTTCCCCGGACACGGTGACACGGCCGTCGACTCCCACCACGCCGTGCCGCGCATCGACGCGGACGGCGACGTGCTCGCCGCACGCGACCTGGTCCCCTTCCGCGCGGCCATCGCCGCCGGCAGCCGTGCGGTGATGAGCGCCCACATCCTGGCCCCGGCGCTGGACCCGGACCGTCCGGCAACGTTGTCCCGGCGCGTCCTCACCGACCTGCTCCGCGACGAGCTGGGCTACCAGGGCCTGATCGTCACCGACGGCATCGAGATGCGGGCCATCGCCGGCACGTACGGCATCGAACGCGGCAGCGTACTGGCCATCGCCGCCGGCGCCGACGCGATCTGCGTGGGCGGCGGGCTCTCCGACGAGGACACGGTACGGCGGCTGAGCGACGCCCTGGTCGCGGCCGTCCGCTCGGGCGAGCTGCCCGAGGAGCGCCTGGCCGACGCCGCCGAACGCGTCCGTGCCCTGGCCGGCTGGGCGGCGGCGAACCGTCCGGACGGCCGGGCCCGGGACACCGCCGACACCGAGGTGGGCCTGCGTGCCGCCCGCCGCGCCCTGCGGCTCACCGGCGCCGACGGCTTCACACCGCTCACCGAGCCGCCGTACGTCGCCGCGCTGACGCCGGTCGCGAACATCGCGGTCGGCGACGAGACGCCCTGGGGCATCGCCGCCGAGCTCTCCCGTCTGCTCCCCGGGACGGAGACCGGCAGCTTCACCGGCCCGGACGCCGGGGGAGAGGTGCTGGCCGCCGCCGGGAAGCGCCGGATCGTGGCCGTCGTCCGCGACGAGCACCGGCACCCCTGGATGGCGGCGGCCCTGGACACGCTGCTGGCGGCCCGCCCAGACACGCTCGTGGTCGAGATGGGCGTCCCCCGCGCCGAGCCCCGCGGCTCCCTCCACCTGGCCACCCACGGCGCGGCCCGTGTCTGCGGCCGTGCGGCGGCGGAGGCCGTCGCGGGCGCGTAG
- a CDS encoding sensor histidine kinase: MPSMNELVRQHTALDDSDLEWLHLLVSEWQLLSDLSFADLVLWVPTRDGTRYVSVAQMRPNTGPTSYQDDMVGHLVPRGRRPMLDAALDEGRIVREGDPEWREEVPVRVESIPVRRQGRVLGVIARNTNLLTVRTPSRLELTYLQSASDLAQMIAAGAFPFENQQVDMDASPRVGDGLIRVDGDGIVQYASPNALSAYHRMGLAADLVGHHLGRTTAELAPSRGPVDEALAKVASGWAPREFEIEAHDGVIQFRAIPLKPKGTRIGSLVLLRDVTELRRRERELITKDATIREIHHRVKNNLQTVAALLRLQARRIESDRGREALEEAVRRVGSIAIVHETLSQNLDERVEFDEIADRVLAMVAEISPGRVTGRRTGRFGILDAEVATPLSMVLTEVLQNALEHGFRESDTGTVEVSAVRGGTTREARLLVTVQDDGIGLPEDFDPHRSGNLGLQIVRTLVEGELGGSFDMVPAPERGTRVILDIPVPAQK, encoded by the coding sequence GTGCCCTCCATGAACGAACTCGTACGCCAGCACACAGCACTCGACGACTCCGACCTCGAGTGGCTCCACCTGCTGGTCTCGGAGTGGCAGCTCCTCTCCGACCTCTCCTTCGCCGACCTGGTCCTGTGGGTCCCCACCCGCGACGGCACGCGTTACGTCTCCGTCGCCCAGATGCGCCCCAACACCGGACCCACCTCGTACCAGGACGACATGGTCGGCCACCTCGTCCCGCGCGGCCGGCGGCCCATGCTGGACGCCGCCCTGGACGAGGGCCGGATCGTGCGCGAGGGCGACCCGGAGTGGCGCGAGGAGGTCCCGGTCCGCGTCGAGTCCATCCCCGTACGGCGTCAGGGGCGCGTCCTCGGCGTCATCGCCCGCAACACCAACCTGCTCACCGTGCGCACCCCGAGCCGCCTGGAGCTCACGTACCTGCAGAGCGCCTCCGACCTCGCCCAGATGATCGCGGCGGGCGCCTTCCCGTTCGAGAACCAGCAGGTCGACATGGACGCCTCACCCCGCGTCGGCGACGGCCTGATCCGGGTGGACGGCGACGGCATCGTCCAGTACGCCTCTCCGAACGCGCTGTCGGCCTACCACCGCATGGGCCTCGCCGCAGACCTGGTCGGCCACCACCTCGGCCGGACCACCGCCGAACTCGCGCCGTCGCGCGGCCCGGTGGACGAGGCGCTCGCCAAGGTGGCCAGCGGCTGGGCGCCGCGCGAGTTCGAGATCGAGGCGCACGACGGAGTGATCCAGTTCCGTGCCATCCCGCTCAAACCCAAGGGCACGCGCATCGGATCGCTGGTGCTCCTGCGCGACGTCACGGAACTGCGCCGCCGCGAGCGCGAGTTGATCACCAAGGACGCCACCATCCGGGAGATCCACCACCGGGTGAAGAACAACCTCCAGACGGTGGCGGCCCTGCTGCGCCTCCAGGCGCGGCGGATCGAGTCCGACCGGGGCCGAGAGGCGCTGGAGGAGGCCGTGCGCCGGGTCGGCTCCATCGCGATCGTGCACGAGACGCTCTCCCAGAACCTGGACGAGCGCGTGGAGTTCGACGAGATCGCCGACCGCGTGCTGGCGATGGTGGCGGAGATCTCGCCGGGCCGGGTCACCGGCCGGCGCACCGGTCGCTTCGGCATCCTGGACGCGGAAGTCGCCACCCCCCTGTCGATGGTGCTGACCGAAGTCCTGCAGAACGCACTGGAACACGGCTTCCGGGAGAGCGACACCGGCACGGTCGAGGTCTCCGCCGTCCGCGGCGGCACGACCAGGGAGGCCCGGCTCCTGGTCACCGTCCAGGACGACGGCATCGGCCTGCCCGAGGACTTCGACCCGCACCGCTCGGGCAATCTGGGCCTGCAGATCGTGCGCACCCTGGTCGAGGGCGAGCTCGGCGGCAGCTTCGACATGGTCCCCGCCCCCGAGCGCGGCACCCGGGTGATCCTGGACATCCCGGTGCCCGCGCAGAAGTAG
- a CDS encoding diacylglycerol/lipid kinase family protein: MRALLVVNPAATTTSARTRDVLIHALASEMKLEAVTTEYRGHARDLGRQAAQSDDIELVVALGGDGTVNEVVNGLLHAGPDPEHLPGLAVVPGGSTNVFARALGLPNHAVEATGALLDALRDGSERTVGLGLASGTPGTEDEAVPARWFTFNAGLGFDAGVVGRVEQHRERGKKSTHALYVRQVMRALIGEPHRRSGTITLERAGEDPVTDLVLSIVSNTCPWTFLGNRPIYASPKASFDTALDVFGLSRLSTAAVARYGTQLLTSSPERGPRGRHAVSLHDLTDFTLHSKVPLPLQMDGDHLGLRTSVTFTGVRRALRVIV, from the coding sequence ATGCGTGCACTTCTCGTGGTCAATCCGGCGGCAACCACCACGAGCGCGCGCACGCGCGACGTCCTGATCCACGCGCTCGCCAGCGAGATGAAGCTGGAGGCCGTCACCACGGAGTACCGCGGGCACGCGCGCGACCTCGGCCGGCAGGCGGCGCAGAGCGACGACATCGAGCTGGTGGTGGCCCTCGGCGGCGACGGCACGGTGAACGAGGTCGTCAACGGCCTGCTGCACGCCGGCCCCGATCCGGAGCACCTGCCGGGCCTCGCGGTGGTCCCCGGCGGCTCCACGAACGTCTTCGCCCGCGCGCTCGGCCTGCCCAACCACGCCGTGGAGGCCACCGGCGCCCTGCTCGACGCGCTGCGCGACGGCAGCGAGCGGACCGTCGGCCTGGGCCTGGCCTCCGGCACGCCCGGCACGGAGGACGAGGCGGTGCCGGCCCGCTGGTTCACCTTCAACGCCGGCCTGGGCTTCGACGCCGGCGTGGTCGGCCGGGTCGAGCAGCACCGTGAACGCGGCAAGAAGTCGACGCACGCCCTCTACGTCCGCCAGGTGATGCGCGCGCTCATCGGCGAGCCGCACCGCCGCAGCGGGACGATCACCCTGGAGCGGGCGGGCGAGGACCCGGTCACCGATCTGGTGCTGTCCATAGTCTCGAACACGTGCCCCTGGACGTTTCTCGGCAATCGCCCGATCTACGCGTCGCCGAAGGCCTCGTTCGACACCGCGCTCGACGTCTTCGGCCTCAGCCGTCTGTCGACGGCCGCGGTCGCCCGGTATGGGACCCAGTTGCTCACTTCGTCCCCCGAGCGCGGACCCCGTGGTCGGCACGCCGTCTCGCTGCACGACCTGACCGACTTCACCTTGCATTCGAAGGTGCCACTGCCCCTCCAGATGGACGGTGACCACCTGGGGCTGCGGACCAGCGTGACGTTCACAGGCGTACGCCGTGCACTGCGTGTGATTGTGTGA
- a CDS encoding RNA polymerase sigma factor SigF — MRNGDGPVRDEERGTRERPAEGTRAGSEARGMADGIDGIPEQARPHPQDEASPEAVVPGDGQRSGDTPVRPVRAEAKARERATGGTMSEHERHAEEDAPGARGTQGTRHDPQDRSGARLMFTELRTLEKDSPEYAELRNRLVRMHLPLVEHLARRFRNRGEPLDDLTQVATIGLIKSVDRFDPDRGVEFSTYATPTVVGEIKRHFRDKGWAVRVPRRLQELRLALTTATAELSQLHGRSPTVHELAEKLSISEEEVLEGLESANAYSTLSLDVPDTDDESPAVADTLGAEDEALEGVEYRESLKPLLEDLPPREKRILLLRFFGNMTQSQIAQEVGISQMHVSRLLARTLAQLREKLLVEE, encoded by the coding sequence GTGAGGAACGGGGACGGGCCGGTGCGGGACGAAGAGCGCGGCACACGGGAGCGGCCGGCCGAGGGCACACGTGCCGGGAGCGAGGCCCGGGGCATGGCGGACGGCATCGACGGCATCCCCGAGCAGGCCCGGCCGCATCCTCAGGACGAGGCCTCGCCCGAGGCCGTCGTCCCGGGCGACGGGCAGCGGAGCGGGGACACTCCCGTGCGGCCCGTCCGAGCGGAGGCGAAGGCTCGGGAAAGGGCAACGGGCGGGACGATGAGCGAGCACGAGCGACACGCCGAGGAAGACGCGCCGGGTGCACGGGGCACGCAGGGCACGCGCCACGACCCGCAGGACCGCAGCGGGGCGCGCCTGATGTTCACCGAGTTGCGCACCCTGGAGAAGGACAGCCCCGAGTACGCGGAGCTGCGCAACCGTCTCGTCCGCATGCACCTCCCCCTCGTCGAGCACCTCGCGCGCCGCTTCCGCAACCGCGGGGAGCCCCTGGACGACCTCACCCAGGTCGCCACCATCGGACTGATCAAGTCGGTCGACCGCTTCGACCCGGACCGCGGGGTCGAGTTCTCCACGTACGCGACCCCCACGGTCGTCGGCGAGATCAAGCGGCACTTCCGGGACAAGGGCTGGGCGGTGCGCGTGCCGCGCCGGCTCCAGGAACTGCGGCTGGCCCTGACGACGGCCACCGCGGAGCTCTCGCAGCTGCACGGCCGCTCCCCCACCGTGCACGAGCTCGCCGAGAAGCTGTCGATCTCGGAGGAGGAGGTCCTGGAGGGCCTGGAGTCGGCCAACGCGTACTCCACCCTGTCCCTGGACGTCCCGGACACCGACGACGAGTCCCCGGCGGTCGCGGACACCCTCGGGGCCGAGGACGAGGCGCTGGAGGGCGTCGAGTACCGCGAGTCGCTCAAGCCGCTGCTGGAGGACCTGCCGCCGCGGGAGAAGCGGATCCTGCTGCTGCGCTTCTTCGGCAACATGACCCAGTCGCAGATCGCCCAGGAGGTGGGCATCTCCCAGATGCACGTGTCGCGGCTGCTGGCGCGCACGCTGGCGCAGCTGCGGGAGAAGCTGCTGGTCGAGGAGTAG
- a CDS encoding WhiB family transcriptional regulator: MDWRHRAVCREEDPELFFPIGNTGPALLQIEEAKAVCRRCPVMEQCLQWALESGQDSGVWGGLSEDERRAMKRRAARNRARQASA, encoded by the coding sequence ATGGACTGGCGTCACCGCGCCGTTTGCCGCGAGGAAGACCCCGAGCTCTTCTTCCCCATCGGCAACACCGGTCCCGCGCTGCTGCAGATCGAGGAAGCCAAGGCCGTCTGCCGTCGCTGCCCTGTCATGGAGCAGTGCCTGCAGTGGGCGCTCGAGTCCGGTCAGGACTCCGGCGTCTGGGGTGGTCTCAGCGAGGACGAGCGCCGCGCGATGAAGCGCCGTGCCGCCCGCAACCGGGCTCGTCAGGCCTCCGCCTGA
- the nagB gene encoding glucosamine-6-phosphate deaminase: MEVVIVPDARAGGELIAEAMAQLLRRKPDALLGVATGSTPLPVYEALTAKVRSGAVDAARARIAQLDEYVGLPAEHPESYRSVLRREVLEPLGIGMDAFMGPDGTAADVQDACEAYDKALGAAGGVDLQLLGIGTDGHIGFNEPCSSLASRTRIKTLTEQTRVDNARFFDGDIDQVPHHVITQGIGTILEARHVVLLATGEGKADAVAASVEGPVAAVCPASALQLHPHATVVVDEAAAAKLKLADYFRHTYAHKPDWQGI; encoded by the coding sequence GTGGAAGTTGTCATCGTTCCCGACGCCAGGGCAGGCGGCGAGTTGATAGCCGAAGCCATGGCGCAGTTGCTCCGGCGCAAGCCCGACGCCCTGCTCGGGGTGGCCACCGGCTCGACGCCGCTGCCGGTGTACGAGGCGCTGACGGCAAAGGTGCGCTCGGGTGCCGTGGACGCCGCGCGGGCGCGGATCGCCCAGCTCGACGAGTACGTGGGGCTCCCGGCCGAGCATCCGGAGTCGTACCGCTCGGTGCTGCGGCGCGAGGTGCTCGAGCCGCTGGGCATCGGTATGGACGCGTTCATGGGTCCCGACGGCACGGCGGCGGACGTGCAGGACGCGTGCGAGGCGTACGACAAGGCGCTCGGCGCGGCCGGCGGCGTTGACCTCCAGCTGCTGGGGATCGGGACGGACGGGCACATCGGCTTCAACGAGCCGTGTTCCTCGCTCGCCTCCCGGACCCGGATCAAGACGCTCACCGAGCAGACCCGCGTCGACAACGCGCGTTTCTTCGACGGTGACATCGACCAGGTGCCGCACCACGTGATCACGCAGGGCATCGGCACCATCCTGGAAGCCCGGCACGTGGTGCTGCTCGCCACCGGCGAGGGCAAGGCGGACGCGGTGGCCGCGAGCGTCGAGGGGCCGGTCGCCGCCGTGTGCCCGGCGTCCGCGCTCCAGCTCCACCCGCACGCCACGGTCGTCGTCGACGAGGCCGCCGCCGCCAAGCTGAAGCTCGCCGACTATTTCCGGCACACGTACGCGCACAAGCCCGACTGGCAGGGAATCTGA
- a CDS encoding SDR family oxidoreductase, which yields MGVLRGRTALVTGASRGIGRGIAQRLGRDGARVAVHYGRNGAAAKETVAAIEAAGGSAFAIEADLRAPGAAEALWEEFDRHADGLDILVNNAGIGSTRPIGEIGEEEYDAVFAVNVKAPFFILKHGMERLRDGGRVVNISSGLARTAVMPDNMAYAMTKGALDVLSRDLSKVLGTRGITVNSVAPGVIDTDNTAELLHGSTDGWDRAAALSALGGVGTPAEVADVVAFLASHEGRWVTGSWVDATGGSLT from the coding sequence ATGGGCGTGCTTAGGGGCAGGACGGCTCTCGTCACGGGAGCGAGCAGGGGCATCGGGCGAGGGATCGCGCAGCGGCTGGGCCGCGACGGCGCCCGGGTCGCCGTGCACTACGGCCGGAACGGGGCGGCGGCGAAGGAGACGGTCGCCGCGATCGAGGCGGCGGGCGGCTCGGCGTTCGCCATCGAGGCCGACCTGCGCGCTCCCGGAGCGGCCGAGGCGCTGTGGGAGGAGTTCGACCGGCACGCCGACGGGCTGGACATCCTGGTGAACAACGCCGGGATCGGCAGTACGCGCCCCATCGGGGAGATAGGCGAGGAGGAGTACGACGCGGTCTTCGCGGTCAACGTGAAGGCACCGTTCTTCATCCTCAAGCACGGCATGGAGCGGCTGCGCGACGGCGGCCGGGTCGTCAACATCTCCTCGGGGCTGGCCCGCACCGCGGTGATGCCGGACAACATGGCGTACGCGATGACGAAGGGCGCGCTGGACGTGCTCTCGCGTGACCTCTCCAAGGTGCTGGGCACTCGGGGCATCACGGTGAACTCGGTGGCGCCCGGCGTCATCGACACGGACAACACGGCCGAGCTGCTGCACGGGAGCACGGACGGCTGGGACCGGGCGGCGGCACTCTCCGCGCTGGGCGGGGTGGGGACCCCGGCCGAGGTCGCCGACGTGGTCGCGTTCCTCGCCTCCCACGAGGGCCGGTGGGTCACGGGAAGCTGGGTGGACGCGACGGGAGGTTCACTGACATGA
- a CDS encoding TetR/AcrR family transcriptional regulator, whose protein sequence is MVSSDEKNERAGAPPRSARTRGRPRSFDRTTALEKALMAFWEHGYEATSVTDLTRAMGIGAPSLYAAFGDKRSLFEEVVQVYGVRYGSFGDRALAEEPTARAGVERMLREAAAEYTAPGRPHGCLVIHAAANCSTAEVEESLRRRRNANIAAIESRIDADVAAGALPADTDAAALARYTGAMIQGMSQQARDGASRTELEALAEIALAVWPRA, encoded by the coding sequence ATGGTGAGCAGCGACGAGAAGAACGAACGGGCCGGGGCGCCGCCCCGAAGCGCCAGGACCCGTGGCCGCCCTCGCTCCTTCGATCGCACGACGGCCCTGGAGAAGGCGCTGATGGCCTTCTGGGAGCACGGGTACGAGGCGACGTCGGTTACCGACCTCACCCGTGCCATGGGCATCGGCGCCCCGAGCCTCTACGCCGCCTTCGGCGACAAGCGTTCGCTCTTCGAGGAGGTCGTCCAGGTGTACGGCGTCCGGTACGGCTCCTTCGGGGACCGCGCCCTCGCCGAAGAGCCGACGGCACGGGCGGGCGTGGAGCGGATGCTGCGCGAGGCCGCGGCCGAGTACACCGCGCCCGGGCGCCCGCACGGCTGCCTCGTCATCCACGCCGCCGCCAACTGCTCGACGGCCGAGGTCGAGGAGTCCCTGCGCCGGCGGCGCAACGCCAACATCGCCGCTATCGAGAGCCGGATCGACGCCGACGTCGCCGCGGGCGCGCTGCCCGCGGACACCGACGCCGCCGCCCTCGCCCGGTATACGGGTGCCATGATCCAGGGCATGTCCCAGCAGGCGCGCGACGGCGCGAGCCGGACCGAACTGGAGGCGCTCGCGGAAATTGCCCTGGCCGTCTGGCCCCGTGCCTGA